ACGGGCATTTAGCCTCGAAACCTTAATTTTATTCTGACCCAGAACAGGATCGAGCCATTATCACTTCCTCAAAAGTGGAAATATATGAGGCTAAATAAGAAAATTCCGTTACAATGCAAATGGCTCGGGCTAAGTATTTGCCTGATAAAGTTACCTTACTTATAGTATGAATAGGTGTTTTGAAGACATCGAAAGCTCAAGGACTAATGAGCCAAAGCAGATGCGATCTCTTCTACAACTTTAGCCGCGGCCTGAACCGGGTCAGAGGCCTGGCGGATGGGCCGACCCACAACCAGAAAATCGGCCCCGGATTGAATGGCCTGGGCCGGAGTCATGACGCGCTCCTGGTCGTCCCCTTTTGTCAAAGACCAGGCCGGACGAATACCAGGCGTGACAATAAGCATCTCAGGGCCGACGGCCTGCCGCAACGCAGCCGCCTCATGGCCGGAGCAGACCAGGCCGTCACAGCCGGCCTCCTGGGCATGCCGGGCCCGGAGAAGCACCAGGGCCTGAGGTCGGGTGTATTCCGGGGCCAGGCCAAGCTGCTGCCCTTCGGCGAGGTTGAGGCTGGTAAGAACGGTCACGGCCAGCACCTTTGTCTTCCCGGCCGCTTCCTTGGCCGCCTGAAGCATGGCCAGACCTTCAC
The window above is part of the Deltaproteobacteria bacterium genome. Proteins encoded here:
- the pyrF gene encoding orotidine-5'-phosphate decarboxylase translates to MNHTDLNPQDRLIFPLDVPDLESARRLVQMLRDHVGFFKIGLELFFREGPAGVNEVKALTGGRTGIFLDLKLHDIPNTVRGAMAAVQAMEVDLVTAHAGEGLAMLQAAKEAAGKTKVLAVTVLTSLNLAEGQQLGLAPEYTRPQALVLLRARHAQEAGCDGLVCSGHEAAALRQAVGPEMLIVTPGIRPAWSLTKGDDQERVMTPAQAIQSGADFLVVGRPIRQASDPVQAAAKVVEEIASALAH